One window of the Candidatus Endomicrobium procryptotermitis genome contains the following:
- a CDS encoding OmpA family protein yields the protein MVEAYTDNSGDVKMNKLLSRDRAKEVSEELKKNGIPGKKIMYFGRGQINPIADNNTKNGRIQNRRVEITVK from the coding sequence ATTGTTGAAGCGTATACCGATAACAGCGGGGATGTCAAAATGAACAAACTGCTTTCAAGAGACAGGGCTAAAGAGGTTAGCGAGGAATTGAAAAAAAACGGTATTCCGGGCAAAAAAATTATGTATTTCGGCAGAGGACAGATAAACCCCATCGCAGACAACAATACTAAAAATGGAAGAATACAAAACAGAAGAGTTGAAATAACTGTAAAGTAA
- a CDS encoding nitroreductase family protein: protein MSILFDRTSVRKYLLEEVKDEDLNFILKAAMSAPTARNTRCWSFIVIKNKETHKKIAQVHKAAQMVLEAPLAILVTGDEDLAYEKYLPQDCAAAIQNILLAAAEKGYGSVWCGIYGNEERMDAFTKLFDLPANIKPFGLAVIGKSAIKPTQKERWSPEKIKYEAWK from the coding sequence ATGAGCATTTTGTTTGACAGGACAAGTGTAAGAAAATATTTGTTGGAAGAAGTTAAAGATGAAGATTTAAATTTTATCTTAAAAGCGGCAATGTCTGCGCCTACCGCAAGAAATACGCGCTGCTGGAGTTTTATTGTTATAAAAAATAAAGAAACGCATAAAAAAATCGCTCAAGTTCACAAAGCTGCGCAGATGGTTTTGGAAGCGCCCCTCGCGATACTCGTTACAGGTGACGAAGATTTGGCCTATGAAAAATATTTGCCGCAGGATTGTGCCGCAGCTATTCAAAATATACTTCTTGCTGCTGCGGAAAAAGGGTATGGTTCCGTTTGGTGTGGAATATATGGAAATGAAGAAAGAATGGACGCTTTCACTAAATTGTTTGACCTGCCTGCAAATATAAAACCTTTCGGACTTGCCGTAATCGGCAAATCTGCGATAAAACCTACACAAAAAGAAAGGTGGAGTCCTGAAAAAATTAAATACGAAGCTTGGAAATAA
- a CDS encoding MBL fold metallo-hydrolase, whose translation MKKIFLLFILFFFSINFVYAEISVTPYGAAQVVSGSCFLLNAEDEKVLIDCGLFIGDDSELYLNSDMPQELIDAKYLVLTHAHLDHIGRVPLLIAKGFRGKIYSTSVTKELALLLFKDRNGFEIIERKWYWSKVQREKAEANRATAIAHWHEDCKESIKNVEEPPLPITLEELRKNTKIKFLACKNCCAKDSAEIEKLFVTLNYNEWEEISKNIKVKLIDAGHIPGSASVIFDINGKKILFSGDLGSGYSRFNGEFSVPEKADMIFVEATYADDKSKLSFLDYEVFQNDLSKALKKGKTVWIPALSFNRTQKVLYELRLMQKNGKLPKDFPIYSVSPSANNITEIYQKELKKNERGIWFTEEIYKEKTILPEKINLKKNVKFDNPLILISSSGDLDKGMSAHFVSKLLPRKDLMIMLVNYVKPKSTAGMLLSGKNKINGVKSSASVKKYDVFSDHAGFEMIRKWLSNQYKETSLYIVHSEKKIAEKMEMLLKKDGRTNISKASYKEKVVLEP comes from the coding sequence ATGAAAAAAATATTTTTACTGTTTATTTTATTTTTTTTCTCTATAAATTTTGTTTATGCCGAAATTTCGGTTACTCCTTACGGGGCAGCGCAGGTGGTTTCTGGCAGTTGTTTTCTTTTAAATGCCGAAGACGAAAAAGTTTTAATAGACTGCGGTCTTTTTATAGGAGATGACAGCGAACTTTATTTGAATTCCGATATGCCGCAGGAGCTTATTGATGCAAAATATTTGGTTTTAACTCATGCTCATCTTGATCATATCGGCAGAGTTCCTTTGCTTATAGCAAAAGGGTTTCGGGGCAAAATATATTCGACATCTGTGACTAAAGAGCTTGCGCTTTTGCTGTTTAAAGACAGGAACGGCTTTGAAATAATCGAAAGAAAATGGTACTGGTCAAAAGTTCAAAGAGAGAAAGCCGAAGCTAACAGAGCTACTGCTATTGCTCATTGGCATGAAGACTGCAAAGAAAGTATTAAAAATGTCGAAGAGCCACCTCTGCCGATAACTCTTGAAGAATTGCGCAAAAATACTAAAATCAAATTTTTAGCCTGCAAAAATTGTTGCGCTAAAGACAGCGCAGAAATAGAGAAACTTTTTGTGACTTTAAATTATAATGAATGGGAAGAAATTTCGAAAAACATAAAAGTAAAACTTATAGATGCGGGACATATTCCGGGTTCGGCAAGTGTCATTTTTGACATAAACGGTAAGAAAATTCTATTTTCTGGAGATTTGGGAAGCGGCTATTCAAGATTTAACGGAGAATTTTCAGTACCGGAAAAAGCGGATATGATTTTTGTCGAAGCTACGTATGCGGATGATAAATCAAAGCTTTCTTTTTTGGATTATGAGGTTTTTCAAAATGATTTGTCAAAAGCTTTAAAAAAAGGTAAAACCGTATGGATTCCCGCTTTATCTTTTAACAGAACGCAAAAAGTTTTATATGAACTTCGACTTATGCAAAAAAACGGAAAACTTCCTAAAGATTTTCCGATTTACAGTGTTTCTCCCAGTGCTAACAATATAACGGAAATATATCAAAAAGAGTTGAAAAAAAATGAAAGAGGCATTTGGTTTACTGAAGAAATTTATAAAGAAAAAACTATTCTTCCGGAAAAAATAAATCTGAAAAAAAACGTGAAATTTGATAATCCACTGATACTTATTTCTTCAAGCGGTGATCTTGATAAAGGCATGTCCGCACATTTTGTTTCTAAACTTTTGCCCAGAAAGGATTTGATGATTATGCTTGTAAATTACGTGAAACCTAAAAGTACGGCAGGAATGCTTTTATCGGGCAAAAATAAAATTAACGGCGTTAAAAGCAGCGCTTCCGTCAAAAAATATGATGTGTTTTCAGACCATGCGGGTTTTGAGATGATACGGAAATGGCTTTCAAATCAGTATAAAGAAACGTCTCTTTACATAGTACATTCGGAAAAGAAAATCGCTGAAAAAATGGAAATGCTTTTAAAAAAAGACGGCAGAACAAATATTTCAAAAGCGTCGTATAAAGAAAAAGTTGTTTTAGAACCCTAA
- a CDS encoding tetratricopeptide repeat protein — MKKLLFLTLIFTLFIADTFCDNAAQGHDETAAKVVQYMSAANEFMASEKYPEAKSNIDKAVEIDPGSSNLYAMRAYIKAALQDYKGAMEDYDYSIKLDKKNEAAYANRAAIKYMLEDYKGALKDSEKALKYNPYISAAYLTAGNSKIYIGKAKSAVKDFNKALKIDPTNANIYFSRGYARELAGDVELAIEDYLTAVDLDPEFTEAYENCEVLMRKLKKDGFTKEYEKYENYVFKYEESYLKRARIKYKMKNYESALNDLNKLAKLRTEDYRLYEYIAIIEYNVGNFENAVENFTKAIKLNHKNANLRFLRAIAENRINDYEKAQKDLNKVIEMQPDNGKAYLLRGLVKESQKDYKSARKDLNKADSLGIKLGYVNVNEIPFEME; from the coding sequence ATGAAAAAATTATTGTTTCTAACTTTAATTTTTACTTTGTTTATTGCCGATACTTTTTGTGATAATGCAGCGCAGGGACATGATGAAACTGCCGCCAAAGTTGTGCAATATATGTCTGCCGCGAACGAATTTATGGCATCCGAAAAATATCCCGAAGCGAAATCTAATATTGATAAAGCTGTTGAAATAGACCCAGGTTCTTCAAACCTTTATGCTATGCGCGCATATATAAAAGCTGCTTTGCAGGATTATAAAGGCGCAATGGAAGATTATGATTATTCGATAAAACTTGACAAAAAAAATGAAGCCGCATATGCTAACAGAGCGGCAATAAAGTATATGCTTGAAGACTATAAAGGCGCTCTTAAAGACAGTGAAAAAGCCCTAAAATACAATCCTTATATTTCAGCTGCATATCTCACCGCTGGGAACTCCAAAATATATATCGGGAAAGCTAAATCTGCTGTAAAAGATTTTAATAAAGCGCTGAAAATTGATCCCACAAACGCAAATATTTATTTCAGCAGAGGCTATGCCAGAGAACTGGCCGGTGATGTGGAGCTTGCAATAGAAGATTATTTAACGGCGGTTGATTTGGATCCTGAGTTTACGGAAGCATATGAAAACTGCGAAGTTCTCATGAGAAAACTTAAAAAAGATGGTTTTACAAAAGAGTATGAGAAATATGAAAATTATGTTTTCAAATATGAAGAGTCATATCTAAAACGCGCACGCATCAAATATAAAATGAAGAATTATGAAAGCGCTTTAAATGATTTGAACAAACTTGCCAAATTGCGGACGGAAGATTACAGATTGTATGAATATATCGCGATAATAGAATATAATGTCGGAAATTTTGAAAATGCGGTCGAAAATTTTACAAAAGCGATAAAGCTTAACCATAAAAATGCGAATCTGCGGTTTTTGCGCGCAATAGCGGAAAACAGAATTAATGATTACGAAAAAGCGCAAAAAGATTTGAATAAAGTCATAGAAATGCAGCCTGATAATGGAAAAGCTTATCTTCTCAGAGGGCTTGTCAAAGAAAGTCAGAAAGATTATAAAAGTGCGCGCAAAGATTTAAATAAAGCCGATTCTCTAGGCATTAAGCTGGGTTATGTAAACGTAAATGAAATACCTTTTGAAATGGAATGA
- a CDS encoding porin family protein, which produces MKKILAAVLMTAVAAVNVLAFDWYAGTSLNFHTLSGDDAEGSYFAIAPEIGYIFSDKIDAGVGFGYESDDKYNATSVKTDTWSVIPFVRYKAFAAGSFAFYARLQLSYGSSKVDGEDESIDTFGVAALPVVEYAISDRFTLWTSFGALSYTTVSSGDNSVSDFGLDLDMNALTFGFAVNF; this is translated from the coding sequence ATGAAAAAGATTTTAGCGGCAGTATTAATGACAGCAGTAGCGGCTGTAAACGTTTTGGCCTTTGATTGGTATGCGGGAACGTCTCTGAATTTTCACACGCTTTCTGGAGACGATGCGGAAGGTTCATATTTTGCAATAGCTCCGGAAATCGGCTATATTTTTTCGGATAAAATCGACGCGGGAGTAGGATTTGGCTATGAATCCGATGACAAGTATAATGCTACTTCTGTAAAAACTGACACGTGGTCGGTTATTCCTTTTGTCCGTTATAAAGCTTTTGCAGCCGGAAGTTTTGCTTTTTATGCAAGATTACAGCTTAGCTATGGAAGTTCAAAAGTAGACGGAGAGGATGAGTCAATTGATACTTTCGGAGTTGCGGCATTGCCTGTAGTCGAATATGCCATTTCCGACAGGTTTACTCTCTGGACAAGTTTTGGAGCGTTGTCCTATACGACTGTGTCAAGCGGGGACAATTCAGTCAGTGATTTCGGACTTGATTTGGATATGAATGCGCTTACTTTTGGTTTTGCAGTAAATTTTTAA
- the argS gene encoding arginine--tRNA ligase, translated as MIKRHITKKLNAIMRKYAEEKGLEESISFSVEIPPKNIDADYAVNAAMIMAKKLKTNPAVIARELIDIILKEMDDYISKAEIAGTGFINLSVKNEILYKELRVILKQKEKYGTLSSKGKEKIMVEFVSANPTGPLHIGHGRGAAIGDSLSRVLKHLGYNVTKEYYLNDVGNQMLALAASVKAKYAQLKGENIPFPEDGYKGEYIADIARRLLDKEKNADEIDFKKEAVKDILAMIENDLKDFAVIFDNWFSEGKIAFDKDCEGKTEVDKTCDYLKSKGDAYVQDDALWLASAKFGDDKDRVLKRSDGRYTYLASDAAYHKNKFERGFTKLVNLWGADHHGYVARINACVQMLDFPKEALKVILYQLVSLIKDGRPVVMSTRSGEFITLKEVIDEVGKDACRFFFLLRDPDSQLEFDLDLAKKQSNENPVFYVQYVNARCNSIVRESKNRKDLPSKIDYSLLNAKEEKELIKQLSAFCDTLFLCEQTMSPHHFTAYLMELADIYHKFYEKHRVLSDDPKLTASRLKLIEAVTIVINNGLGLLGVSAPEQM; from the coding sequence ATGATTAAACGGCATATAACGAAGAAGCTTAATGCGATAATGAGAAAATACGCAGAAGAAAAAGGGTTAGAAGAAAGTATTTCTTTTTCTGTAGAGATTCCGCCTAAAAACATAGATGCTGATTATGCCGTGAACGCTGCAATGATAATGGCGAAAAAGTTGAAAACAAATCCCGCGGTCATAGCTCGGGAGCTTATAGACATAATTCTAAAAGAAATGGATGATTACATAAGCAAGGCAGAAATCGCAGGTACAGGATTTATAAATCTTAGTGTTAAAAATGAAATTCTTTATAAAGAACTTCGAGTAATTCTTAAACAAAAAGAAAAGTACGGAACTCTTTCTTCAAAGGGCAAAGAAAAAATAATGGTAGAGTTTGTTTCGGCTAATCCTACAGGTCCTCTGCATATAGGGCATGGACGCGGCGCGGCAATTGGCGATTCGCTTTCAAGGGTGTTGAAGCATCTTGGATATAATGTCACAAAAGAATATTATCTTAACGACGTCGGAAATCAAATGCTTGCACTTGCCGCTTCGGTTAAGGCAAAGTATGCTCAGCTAAAAGGTGAAAACATTCCTTTTCCCGAAGATGGTTACAAAGGGGAATATATTGCCGATATTGCAAGAAGGCTCTTAGATAAAGAGAAAAATGCCGATGAAATAGATTTTAAAAAAGAAGCGGTAAAAGATATTCTTGCAATGATAGAAAACGATTTGAAAGATTTTGCGGTAATTTTTGACAATTGGTTTTCCGAAGGAAAAATAGCTTTTGATAAAGATTGTGAAGGGAAAACGGAAGTGGATAAAACCTGCGATTATCTTAAAAGTAAAGGCGACGCTTACGTTCAAGATGACGCGCTATGGCTTGCGTCCGCAAAATTCGGAGATGATAAAGACAGAGTTTTAAAGCGTTCCGACGGAAGATATACTTATCTTGCTTCAGACGCGGCATACCATAAAAATAAATTTGAAAGAGGTTTTACAAAACTCGTAAATCTTTGGGGGGCGGATCATCACGGTTATGTCGCTCGAATAAATGCCTGCGTACAAATGCTGGATTTTCCAAAAGAAGCATTAAAAGTTATTTTATATCAGCTTGTTTCTCTGATAAAAGACGGCCGGCCGGTGGTAATGTCCACAAGAAGCGGCGAATTTATAACGCTGAAAGAAGTCATAGATGAAGTCGGAAAAGATGCATGTAGGTTTTTTTTTCTTCTGCGTGATCCGGATTCGCAGCTTGAATTCGATTTGGATTTGGCAAAAAAACAGTCAAACGAAAATCCGGTGTTTTACGTTCAGTACGTAAACGCAAGATGCAATTCAATAGTCAGAGAAAGCAAAAACAGAAAAGATCTGCCTTCGAAAATCGATTATAGTCTTTTAAATGCAAAAGAAGAAAAAGAACTTATAAAACAGCTTTCGGCTTTTTGCGATACGCTGTTTCTTTGTGAACAAACTATGAGTCCTCATCATTTTACTGCGTATTTGATGGAGCTTGCCGACATTTATCATAAATTCTATGAAAAGCACCGCGTTTTAAGTGATGACCCTAAACTTACTGCATCTAGGCTGAAACTTATCGAAGCGGTGACGATTGTCATCAATAACGGTTTGGGATTACTGGGTGTTTCCGCTCCAGAACAAATGTAA